GACTAGGTGTACTACAGTTGGGCTTGGAATCATTTTCATTGCCACTGTACTCCATGAGATTAATTCCTATTATCATGTTCGCTAATTATGGCTGGAGTGTATCACTGACAAAAAATTTATATCTTTGGCCTAATTCACTGTGTTTACCATATTGGAGTAGATTGTGGATCAGAGTTGATGAAAATGTGCAAAACTGCAGAATAAGTCGCAACAAGTTAATTGTGCATGGTTTATTGGCAGCTTAATTGAAGCGATGAAGGAGTTGAAAAAATAAAGAGTTGCGAAAACAGTTAGATATGACTAACTAAAAGCTAACATCGTTAAAAACTCTTTTGCCTCTCCTCATAGGGGAGAGGCGTTGGTAGCATCTTAGTGTCTTATTACCCCAACACTAATGCCTTCGATAGTAAAGTTTCCGTCGTGCAAATCCACTTCAATGGTGTTGAATTCGTTATTTTCCGGGTGGAGTAATACAACATCACCTTTGCGCTCAAACCGTTTGACAGTGACTTCATCTTCGATTCTAGCCACCACAATTTGACCATTATGTACATCGGATGTTTTATGTACTGCCAATAGGTCACCATCAAGAATACCGCAGTCTTTCATGCTCATCCCTTTTACTGTTAAAAAATAATCAGCTTGGGGCTTGAAAAAGTTGGCGGGTATCTGGCAGTAGTTGTCTATATTCTGTTCGGCTAAAATTGGAAAGCCAGCAGCTACTTGACCCACCACTGGGATGCCTTGCTGGGTTTCGTTAGGGATGCGAATGCCACGAGATGTGCCTGCAATAATTTCAATAGCGCCTTTGCGGGCAAGGGCTTTGAGGTGTTCTTCCGCAGCGTTTGCTGAACGAAACCCTAGCTGTCGGGCAATTTCTGCTCGGGTGGGTGGGAAACCCGTATCTTCGATATGGTCTTTAATAAATTGAAAAATCTCAGCCTGTCGGGCTGTTAGTTTAGCCATTGAGATGGCTCCTTATACGCATTTGGATTTTTGCTGTTTTATATGCTTCAGCTTATCTAATAATGCTTTAGATAATTGCAGGCTAACACTGCTGCTGTGATTTTATACAGTTACTGTGATTATATCCAGTTTTGCCTATCCTTCAATAGTTTTCAAGTACCTTGTTGTTTTTTATCAGGGTGTTTCCTTACTTTGTAGCGTTCAATATCACTTGCAGGAAAAGGGAAAGCCTGCTTGACTTGTATACGTATTAAACGTATGTTCAAAACGTTTGAAGATTATAACAGGCCCTAGCCCAAATATTTCTCAGCTTTTACGACAAGTTTTGATGAGGGTAGGGGGCTAAGGTTTTTAATTAATTATTTTAAATTTGTTATGGCACAATCAGAAACTGTTGAACGAATATTAGATGCTGCAGAGGCTTTATTTGCAGAAAAGGGGTTTGCCGAAACGTCATTACGGACTATTACCAGTAAAGCTGGAGTAAACTTAGCGGCAGTGAATTATCATTTTGGCTCTAAAAAGGCGCTCATTCAGGCTGTATTTGCACGTTTCTTGGAGCCTTTTTGTAAAAAACTCACTTTGAAGCTTAATGAATTTGAAGCATCATTAGCCGATCGTCAACCCACTCCAGAACAGCTGCTTAATCTGCTATTTCAGCAAATACTCTCTGTAGAAGCTCGAGGCAAGAATGACCTATCGGTGTTTATGCGCTTGCTAGGACTAGCTTTTAGCCAGTCTCAAGGACATCTACGCAAATACCTTGAACAAGTATATGGAGATGTGTTTCGCCGTTTTGTTAGTTTGGTCGTGCAAGCATCACCAGATTTACCACCTGTAGAAATTTTCTGGCGTGTTAATTTTATGGTTGGTTCAGTGGCATTTACTATGTCTGGATTAGATGCTTTACGGGATATTGCTGAAAGTGAATACAACGAGCATACCTCTGTACCTGCGGTTATGAAACGACTGGTGCCGTTTTTAGCTCAAGGCATGAAAGCTGATTTGCCTGCTACCAGCCTAGAGGTTTAATCGTTTATTTTACATGCGTGTGTACGGTGAGTGATGCCTGTTATTTATGTTTCCATTGCCGAACAAACCCTTAAATTGTTTGATGATAATCAACTGATTAAACAATACCCGATTTCTACAGCGGCGAATGGAACTGGCCAGCAGCAAGGCAGCTTTCAAACCCCGTTGGGCCGACACCTTGTTCGAGCTAAGATCGGTGCTAACTGCCCATTAAATGCTGTATTTGTTGGGCGACGATTTACAGGGGAAGTCTATGATGAGAAATTAGCCAGTCAGTTTCCCCAGCGCGATTGGATTTTAACCCGTATTTTATGGTTAAGTGGACAGGAACCTGGTTATAACCGCTTGGGGAAAGTGGACTCAATGCGACGGTATATTTATATCCATGGTACCCCTGACACAGAACCAATGGGAATACCCGCCTCCCACGGTTGTATTCGGATGCGTAATAATGCAGTTATTGAACTATTTGAGCGTATGCCAGTATATACACAAGTGATAATTGAGCCTTAATTTCAGTAAACAATAAACATTGGTAAATCCTATGCCAGGTCAGGTAATTGTTGATTTAGCAGGAATATCGCTAACGGATGACGAGCGTTGGTTGTTAAACCAGCCTGCGGTTACTGGGGTGATTTTATTTGCCCGTAATGTGGTAGATCGCCAGCAGGTATTAACATTATTGGAATCAATCCGAGCAGTACGGCAAGATTTATTAATTACGGTTGATCAGGAAGGGGGGCGGGTACAACGGTTGGTTAATGGTTATACCAAACTACCCGCTGCCTGTCGGCTAGGGGAGCACTATCAACATAATCCAGTTGAAGCCTGTCAATTAGCAGAAGATTTAGGCTGGTTAATGGCCAGTGAGGTGATTGCCTCAGGCATAGATTTAAGCTTTGCACCCGTTTTAGATTTAGGTTTACCCATCAGTCAGGTGATTGGTTCTCGTGCATTTGCAGAGCAGCCTAAGACCGTTGCTGAATTAGCCTGCAACTATTGTGTAGGGATGAAACAAGCAGGAATGGCAACAGTCGGTAAGCATTACCCAGGGCATGGCAGTGTAGCGGCAGATACCCATCATGATATTGCCTGTGATGATCGGCCCTTTACCGAAATAGAGCAAGCTGACCTGCTGCCATTTACTGCACTAATTAAGCAACAGTTGTTAGATGGGATTATGCCTGCGCATGTTTTATATCCACAAGTGGCAGAAGAGCCTGCTGGTTTTTCTCGTTATTGGCTACAAACGGTGTTGCGAGAGTCTTTGAATTTTAAGGGTATTATTTTTAGTGACGATTTAACCATGCACGCTGCGAGTCAGGCGGGTGATTATCCATCACGTGCATTAGCAGCGCTTGAAGCGGGCTGTCAGTTATTGTTAGTGTGTAATAATGTGGCAGGAGCAAAAGCGGTGGTTGCCGAACTGAATAATCATTTGACAACAGATGTTAATATTGAACCATTAAAAGGGAATGCAAAACTTAACTGGCAGAAATTAGAGGAGCATCCCCGTCGGTTAGCAATCCACGAAAAACTAAAAACACTGTAATAATCGATAAATAATGTAGAATAGGCGGAACCTTAATTAACAATCAGAGCTATTAATTCATGGAAAAGTGGTTGGACTTTTTAAATTTTGCTAAGGGGCAAGATGCTTGGGTTTATCAGGTTTTTATTGTTGTATTTTTAACTTTACTTGCCAACTTTATTGCCCGTCGCTTGCTTGCTCGTTTACACCAACAATTGACTAAAACCCGTACTATTTGGGATGAAACTGTTGTTGACTCAGCACAAAAACCGTTAGCGGCTTTAATTTGGGTGATTGGTTTTAGCTGGGCAGCTGAAATTGTGCATAAAGTGTCGGATGCGGTGATTTTTCAAGCCATTGATCCAATACGTGAAACTTTGATTATTGCCCTTATAGTTTGGTTTTTTATTCGCTTGATAAAAGCAGTAGAAGAACAGTTAATTACTCCCCGAGAAGGTAAAAAACAGGCAGATCCCACCACCGTTCATGCCATCGGTAAGCTACTGCGAGCAGCAGTGATTATTACTGGAGCATTGGTTATATTGCAATCATTGGGATATAGCATTTCTGGTGTATTAGCATTTGGAGGTATTGGTGGTGTTGCAGTGGGTTTTGCAGCCAAAGACTTGCTGGCTAACTTCTTTGGTGGGTTGATGATTTATTTAGACCAGCCTTTTAAAGTGGGAGATTGGATTCGCTCACCAGACAAAGAAATAGAAGGCACAGTAGAATATATTGGCTGGCGGTTGACGCATATTCGAACCTTTGACAAACGGCCGTTATATATTCCTAATGCAACCTTTGCCAATATTTCGGTAGAAAATCCTTCCCGGATGCTTAATCGACGTATTTATGAAACGATTGGTTTACGCTATGACGATGCGGAAAAAATAAAACCAATTATTAGTGAGGTAAAAGCTTACTTAATTAAGCATCCAGAAATTGATACTAATCAAACCTTGATTGTTAACTTTAATAGCTTTGGGGCTTCTTCACTAGACTTCTTTATTTATTGTTTTACCAAAACTATTAATTGGATACGGTTCCATGAAATTAAGGAGGAGGTATTGCTCGATATTATGGAAATTATTACCAAGCATGGTGCTGAAATAGCCTTCCCAACCCGTACCTTGCATGTAGAGCCAGTTAATATTCAGCAATCAGTAGCCAACTCTTAAGTATGCCAAATATTGCTATTATCGGTGGAACAGGGTTAACACAGTTAGCAGGATTAACCCTTACCGAACAAAAATCAGTTGAAACCCCTTATGGAACTCCGTCAGCACCTATTAGAATAGGCCAACTTGCTGAGCAGGAGATAGCTTTTTTAGCCAGGCATGGTGATCCTCATCAACTAGCACCGCATCAGGTCAATTATCGGGCGAATATATTTGCCTTAAAAACACTAGGGGTAAAGGCTATCTATGCAGTTAATGCCGTAGGTGCAATAAACTCAACAATGCCCCCTGCACATGTCGTTATCCCTGATCAAATTATTGACTATAGCTATGGGCGGGAACATACGTTTTGTGATGAGGATCGTTCAGTAGAGCATATTGATTTTACTTATCCCTACGCAGATACATTGCGCAAAGCGTTAATAATAGCAGCTGAACAAAAAGGCATTAGTTGTACGAAGAGTGGCGTGTATGGTTGCACCCAGGGACCACGGTTGGAAACCAAGGCTGAAATTGATCGGTTGGAGCGAGATGGGGTTGATATTGTAGGGATGACGGGTATGCCAGAGGCAGCATTAGCTAGAGAGCTAGGGCTGGAATATGCGTCAATTGCCTTAGTGGTCAATATGGCGGCAGGTCGCTCAGCAGGTATTATTACCATGGATGATATTAAGCAGGCCCTGGAAGAGGGAATAGTAAAAGTATTGGCTATTTTGTCCCAAGCAATAGCTCATTAACCTTTGTTTGTAACCAGTTGTATATCAGTTACTGTCCAATTGTTGCACTTTATTCCTCTTTTAATAGTGGGTGGTCTTTTGGTAGTTGACGGGAAATCCATAAAGCCAACTTATGGCGCATATTGGGTTCTGTTTCCTTACCTTTAGCCAATGGTTGGACCAAGTTATCATGCACTAATAAACGGTAAATAAAAGTGACTTTCACTTTTTGCGGGTCAGACTCTTCCACTTGGCCGACGCCCCGTTTTTTTGCATAAATAGCCCCAACCCGCAGGGCTTCCTTTACCAGGCCTGCTTCATTTTTGAGTTTTTTCATATTGGCTATATTCCTGTGCCCAGTCATAGATAGCTTCCATATCTTAGCCATGATATGGCTAGCAGCCAATGTTGTTTATACAAAACAACCTCTTGGACTTCAACTGTGGGCTCATTACTTTTGCTTAATCTGATTGATTGTTTTGTATACTGAAAATTGTCATATACAAAGTTTAAAACCACATATATACGTCTACAACAATGTTTATAGCATTGGCTTAATCAGCTGTGCTGCCCATATTTTTCCAGCAATTAATTCCAGTATAAGGGGCAAACGTTTGCCTGATTTCTTAAATACAATCGCAGACCAATAGACTAACCATAATGTTAATTAATTTACTGGGCGACTTGACCTTCTTGTGGGTGGAAGGTTTATGATAGTAGGCTAGTTTTAAACAAGAGTTCTCTTAAGTAAACGCTTGTAAGGCAGCAAAGTAATTAAATGCTAAACAAACTACACCAACAACGAAGTGGTATAGCCTTAGCCTTATTGGCAGTATGGGTTATGTTACATCTTGTCGGCTGTTTAACGGTATGGATGTCTGCTGCTGATACTAATGTTATGCCCAGTATGGATAGCACAGTAACCCAGCATCATATGGCATCAGTATTGAGTGATGATATATCACATGTTGGGGATATGGGTTGCAGTGACTCTAATGGTGCCTGCCAGTCTATGAATAAATGGCAGTCATTATTGCAATTACCATTACAGCCACTATTTGCGCTTTTCCTTATCATTCCTTTCCTTCAACTGCTGATTGGCCCATCAATTGGCTTAGCCGTACGTCAACAACAGTTGAGGTATGCTCAAACTAGCCCGCCCATTAACCTTCGCCATTGTCGCTGGCTGAAATAGCCTTTTCTCCCTACCCTTAGCTAAATTAAAAGATTTTAAGCAATTTAACCATTTTGTTGGTTGTTAGTTAATTATAATTTATTAGCGTCAGGAGGGATTATGCCTACGCGGTTGTTCTGGTGCATTATATTTACCGTTTATGTACCCATGTTGCAGGCTCACTCAGGGCTAATGCTTGATCAGGCAGTCAAGACAGCGTTAACCAATGAACCGGGGCTTGCAAGTCGTCAACTAGAAGTCAATGCACTAAAAGAAGAGCAAGTGGCAGCTAATACATTGCCTGATCCGATAGTCAGTGTTGGTGCAATCAATGTACCCGATGATACCTTTGACTTTGATCAGGAAAATATGACCCAATTGCGCTTTGGGGTGCGTCAGCAATTTCCACGGGGTAATACGCTTGCCTTACAAGGGGATGGCTTAGGGATTCAATCGGCTAATCAGCAAGTCAGTGCTGCGTTACGGAAGCTGGAAATTAAACGTGCAGTCCAACTCGCCTGGTTTAGCAGTTGGGGAAGTCAACAAGCCGTTCAATTACTGAAAAATGACCGCTATTTGTTTAGTCAGTTAATTGAGTTATCTGAGTCGCTTTATTCGGTTGGTAGAAAAACCCAACAGGATATTTATCAGGCAAAGCTCGCCTTAAGTCGGCATGATAATCGGATTATTGAGCTAAAAAAACAGCAGCAATCCTCATTGGCGATGCTAGCTCGGTGGTTACCTGATCAACAGATAAATCGGGTTGCCAATAAATTACCTCACTGGTCTTCTATAACAAACTCAATCGACCCCCTATTACTCAAACATCCCATGATTGAAATGCGCAATAAACAAGTTGATTTAGCTGACAATAAAATTGCGTTAGCAAAAGAAGCATACAAACCACAATGGGGTGTTGAGTTGGGTTATGGCGTAAGACAAGGTGACGATGCCATGGGTAATGATAGAGCCAATTTTGTTTCTGCCATGGTGACCTTTGATTTACCGTTATTTACGGAAAATAAACAGGATAGAACCCTGGCTGCTAATCAAATACGGCGTGAGTCGGCCACTTATCAACGGGAAGTGTTATTACGCAAGATGCGCTCACAATATCTGTCGCTCCAATCACAGATAACAGGCATTAATGACAGTATTGCATTGTATCAACATCGATTAATTCCTGAGGCTAATTTACAAGCAAAAGCGGCGTTGGAGTCTTATCAAGCAGATCGCATTGATTTTGCTACGGTGATTCAAGCATATATCAGTCGGCTTAATGTCAAATTAGAGTTGCTGAAATTAAAAGAGAATAGGTTTAAGACACTAACTCAATTACGATTTTTTACAGAAATATAGATCATAAATCTGATGTTTGATATGGAATAACAGCGCATTCTTCCTCCGTTCTTGAAGTGCTATCCATGGCCCATCAAGAACTAAAGCGACATCCATGTTGCAGCTCCAGAATATCCTGTTACCCCATATCTGCTAGCTTTGGTGTTGGACTGTTATTCTGAAGAGATTATTACTGGTAAATAAATAATGAAAAAAACTTTTTTAGTCATTGTACTGGTTGGTTTGGGCTTTACTGGTGGTTATTTTGCTCAACAATGGTTGCCTGGTTTGATGGGGGCGAGTGGAGTGAATAATAGTGAGATGAGTGAATCATCGGCTGAGCGTAAGCCTTTATACTGGGTGGCACCAATGGACCCCAATTATAAGCGGGATAAACCTGGCTTGTCGCCAATGGGCATGGACTTGGTGCCTGTTTATCCTGAAGATGCTGCAGGTAAGGATGAGCCTGGGTTGGTTAAAATTGATGCGACGGTAGAAAATAATTTAGGGGTTAAAACAGCCAAAGTAATGAGACAAAAGGTGGCTAGTAGCATCAATACCGTCGGCTATATCAGTCACAATGAAGACAAGCTGCATCATATTCATACCCGAGTCGAGGGCTGGATTGAAAAATTAAATCGTAAAGCCGTTGGTGACCCAGTGGGACAAGGTGACATTGTTTTCGAACTATACTCTCCCACTTTAGTTAATGCCCAATATGAATTTTTAAGCTTATTAAAAACCAATAATAAAGGGTTAATTGCAGCCTCAAAAGCGCGTTTAATGGCATTGGGGTTAGATGATCAAGCGATTAAGCAACTCGTAAATACTCAACAAGTGAGTCAACGTATCCAAATTCGGGCCCCCATGTCCGGTTATGTGACCAAGCTGGGTGTGAGAGAAGGTATGTACGTTAAACCGATGACCCAAATTATGGAAATAGGTGATTTATCAGAGGTTTGGGTAATTGCTGAAGTATTTGCTCGTCAAGCTAGTTTAATTCAGCCGGGGCAACCTGCCACAATGCGTACTGATTTTTTACCCGGAAGAAACTGGCAAGGTAAAGTGGATTATATTTACCCGGATTTAGACAGCACCACCCGTACATTTAAAGTCCGGCTACGTTTTCCCAATCAAGCATTATCGCTAAAGCCTAATATGTTTGTACATTTAGCCATTGATGCCAAAAGTACTAAGCCCACATTATTGATACCTAACGGTGCATTAATACGCAGTGGCACCATGAATCGAGTAGTGAAAGCGTTGGGCGATGGTAAGTATCAATCTATAACTGTCACCACAGGAAAAGAAACCAGTCAACAGGTGGAAATTCTGTCTGGGTTAAAAGAAGGTGATCGCATAGTGACTTCAGCACAATTTTTAATTGATTCGGAGTCAAGCATTACCGCTGATTTTAATCGAATGGAAACAGCAGAAAAAATGCCAGAAACAGCTAGTGTGGTATTAGCCAAAGGGGTTTGGAATAAAGCAATTGCTGCTGATCAAGTTAATATCACCCATGATCCAATCGAAGCCTGGAACTGGCCTGCGATGACCATGAATTTTCAGTTAGATAAAAGTGTATCCACTGAAGCAGTAGAAAATAAGCAAGCGATTGATTTTTGTATTCAGAAACTAAATAACCAATACCTGATTACGGACCTTTCAACCAAGGGGGATTTAACAGAGGCTGCCTGTGAAAAAACAGCAAAAGCCATGTCAATGAGTACTGATATGGAAGGCATGGATCACTCAAAAATGGATCATTCGAAGATGGATCATAGTCAGCACCAAATGCCTGAAATGAGTGATAAAAAGTCTGTAGATCACTCGACCATGGATCAT
This genomic interval from Spartinivicinus ruber contains the following:
- the lexA gene encoding transcriptional repressor LexA; the protein is MAKLTARQAEIFQFIKDHIEDTGFPPTRAEIARQLGFRSANAAEEHLKALARKGAIEIIAGTSRGIRIPNETQQGIPVVGQVAAGFPILAEQNIDNYCQIPANFFKPQADYFLTVKGMSMKDCGILDGDLLAVHKTSDVHNGQIVVARIEDEVTVKRFERKGDVVLLHPENNEFNTIEVDLHDGNFTIEGISVGVIRH
- a CDS encoding TetR/AcrR family transcriptional regulator; amino-acid sequence: MAQSETVERILDAAEALFAEKGFAETSLRTITSKAGVNLAAVNYHFGSKKALIQAVFARFLEPFCKKLTLKLNEFEASLADRQPTPEQLLNLLFQQILSVEARGKNDLSVFMRLLGLAFSQSQGHLRKYLEQVYGDVFRRFVSLVVQASPDLPPVEIFWRVNFMVGSVAFTMSGLDALRDIAESEYNEHTSVPAVMKRLVPFLAQGMKADLPATSLEV
- a CDS encoding L,D-transpeptidase → MPVIYVSIAEQTLKLFDDNQLIKQYPISTAANGTGQQQGSFQTPLGRHLVRAKIGANCPLNAVFVGRRFTGEVYDEKLASQFPQRDWILTRILWLSGQEPGYNRLGKVDSMRRYIYIHGTPDTEPMGIPASHGCIRMRNNAVIELFERMPVYTQVIIEP
- the nagZ gene encoding beta-N-acetylhexosaminidase; translation: MPGQVIVDLAGISLTDDERWLLNQPAVTGVILFARNVVDRQQVLTLLESIRAVRQDLLITVDQEGGRVQRLVNGYTKLPAACRLGEHYQHNPVEACQLAEDLGWLMASEVIASGIDLSFAPVLDLGLPISQVIGSRAFAEQPKTVAELACNYCVGMKQAGMATVGKHYPGHGSVAADTHHDIACDDRPFTEIEQADLLPFTALIKQQLLDGIMPAHVLYPQVAEEPAGFSRYWLQTVLRESLNFKGIIFSDDLTMHAASQAGDYPSRALAALEAGCQLLLVCNNVAGAKAVVAELNNHLTTDVNIEPLKGNAKLNWQKLEEHPRRLAIHEKLKTL
- a CDS encoding mechanosensitive ion channel family protein yields the protein MEKWLDFLNFAKGQDAWVYQVFIVVFLTLLANFIARRLLARLHQQLTKTRTIWDETVVDSAQKPLAALIWVIGFSWAAEIVHKVSDAVIFQAIDPIRETLIIALIVWFFIRLIKAVEEQLITPREGKKQADPTTVHAIGKLLRAAVIITGALVILQSLGYSISGVLAFGGIGGVAVGFAAKDLLANFFGGLMIYLDQPFKVGDWIRSPDKEIEGTVEYIGWRLTHIRTFDKRPLYIPNATFANISVENPSRMLNRRIYETIGLRYDDAEKIKPIISEVKAYLIKHPEIDTNQTLIVNFNSFGASSLDFFIYCFTKTINWIRFHEIKEEVLLDIMEIITKHGAEIAFPTRTLHVEPVNIQQSVANS
- a CDS encoding S-methyl-5'-thioinosine phosphorylase, translated to MPNIAIIGGTGLTQLAGLTLTEQKSVETPYGTPSAPIRIGQLAEQEIAFLARHGDPHQLAPHQVNYRANIFALKTLGVKAIYAVNAVGAINSTMPPAHVVIPDQIIDYSYGREHTFCDEDRSVEHIDFTYPYADTLRKALIIAAEQKGISCTKSGVYGCTQGPRLETKAEIDRLERDGVDIVGMTGMPEAALARELGLEYASIALVVNMAAGRSAGIITMDDIKQALEEGIVKVLAILSQAIAH
- a CDS encoding DUF5062 family protein, producing the protein MKKLKNEAGLVKEALRVGAIYAKKRGVGQVEESDPQKVKVTFIYRLLVHDNLVQPLAKGKETEPNMRHKLALWISRQLPKDHPLLKEE
- a CDS encoding TolC family protein, translated to MPTRLFWCIIFTVYVPMLQAHSGLMLDQAVKTALTNEPGLASRQLEVNALKEEQVAANTLPDPIVSVGAINVPDDTFDFDQENMTQLRFGVRQQFPRGNTLALQGDGLGIQSANQQVSAALRKLEIKRAVQLAWFSSWGSQQAVQLLKNDRYLFSQLIELSESLYSVGRKTQQDIYQAKLALSRHDNRIIELKKQQQSSLAMLARWLPDQQINRVANKLPHWSSITNSIDPLLLKHPMIEMRNKQVDLADNKIALAKEAYKPQWGVELGYGVRQGDDAMGNDRANFVSAMVTFDLPLFTENKQDRTLAANQIRRESATYQREVLLRKMRSQYLSLQSQITGINDSIALYQHRLIPEANLQAKAALESYQADRIDFATVIQAYISRLNVKLELLKLKENRFKTLTQLRFFTEI
- a CDS encoding efflux RND transporter periplasmic adaptor subunit; its protein translation is MKKTFLVIVLVGLGFTGGYFAQQWLPGLMGASGVNNSEMSESSAERKPLYWVAPMDPNYKRDKPGLSPMGMDLVPVYPEDAAGKDEPGLVKIDATVENNLGVKTAKVMRQKVASSINTVGYISHNEDKLHHIHTRVEGWIEKLNRKAVGDPVGQGDIVFELYSPTLVNAQYEFLSLLKTNNKGLIAASKARLMALGLDDQAIKQLVNTQQVSQRIQIRAPMSGYVTKLGVREGMYVKPMTQIMEIGDLSEVWVIAEVFARQASLIQPGQPATMRTDFLPGRNWQGKVDYIYPDLDSTTRTFKVRLRFPNQALSLKPNMFVHLAIDAKSTKPTLLIPNGALIRSGTMNRVVKALGDGKYQSITVTTGKETSQQVEILSGLKEGDRIVTSAQFLIDSESSITADFNRMETAEKMPETASVVLAKGVWNKAIAADQVNITHDPIEAWNWPAMTMNFQLDKSVSTEAVENKQAIDFCIQKLNNQYLITDLSTKGDLTEAACEKTAKAMSMSTDMEGMDHSKMDHSKMDHSQHQMPEMSDKKSVDHSTMDHSKMDHSQHQMPEAKDEKPVDHSTMDHSQMDHSQHQMPKTESEEPVDHSTMDHSNMNHTNQ